In Salinisphaera sp. LB1, one genomic interval encodes:
- the gfa gene encoding S-(hydroxymethyl)glutathione synthase yields MSVSIHPEVDRGMTPADESFTGGTLRCHCSDPVEVTVSSQCAHNHVCGCTQCWKPDGALFAQVAVVPSDAVEVTRNAEKLQVVDPDAVIKRHACRDCGVHMYGHIEDANHPFHGLDFIHTELSEADGWQPPQFAAFVSSIIESGADPDQMDAVRARLNELGLPPYDTLSPELMDLISTHKAKQAGVL; encoded by the coding sequence ATGAGTGTATCGATCCACCCCGAAGTCGATCGGGGCATGACCCCGGCGGACGAATCGTTTACCGGCGGCACGCTAAGGTGTCACTGCAGCGATCCGGTCGAAGTCACCGTCAGTTCCCAGTGCGCCCACAACCACGTGTGTGGCTGTACGCAGTGCTGGAAACCGGACGGTGCATTGTTTGCGCAGGTGGCGGTTGTGCCCAGCGACGCGGTTGAAGTGACGCGCAACGCTGAAAAACTGCAGGTGGTTGATCCCGATGCGGTGATCAAGCGGCACGCCTGTCGCGATTGTGGCGTGCATATGTATGGCCACATTGAAGATGCCAATCACCCGTTCCATGGATTGGATTTCATTCACACCGAACTCTCCGAGGCCGACGGTTGGCAACCCCCGCAGTTTGCCGCCTTCGTGTCTTCAATCATCGAGTCCGGTGCCGACCCCGACCAGATGGATGCGGTGCGCGCTCGCCTGAACGAGCTGGGATTGCCACCCTACGACACCCTATCGCCCGAATTGATGGATTTGATTTCGACGCACAAAGCGAAACAGGCTGGCGTGTTGTAA